The following coding sequences lie in one Megalodesulfovibrio gigas DSM 1382 = ATCC 19364 genomic window:
- a CDS encoding MlaD family protein has product MSGKAGKTLIGVFVLSALALLVASILLFGSGKLFSKTRNYIMYFDRSVAGLSVGSAVTFRGVKIGSVKDIRLELDPSTLDFSIPVLVEIMPEQIGIKQLATDNIPDMQYDEALSRLIDKGLRAVLQQQSFVTGQLTITLDYQPEKPAIFRGDGAVAEIPTVPSTIEEIANTLEKLPLNELVHHVTGAVKGIQEFFQSPRLKELPTDAADMLEEARSLMQDLRAVVGPVSDQVNATLKSYDDLARRMDGHVDPLAGSMTQTMDAYRQLAAEASKSLRPLEGALTQAHDSLAQMEQVIDPRSPTMGDLRRALQDMAAMAKSVKQLADYLERNPEALLRGKR; this is encoded by the coding sequence ATGAGCGGCAAGGCCGGAAAAACACTCATCGGCGTGTTCGTGCTGAGCGCCCTGGCCTTGCTGGTGGCGTCCATCCTGCTGTTCGGCTCGGGCAAGCTCTTCAGCAAAACACGGAACTATATCATGTACTTCGATCGCTCCGTGGCCGGCCTGTCCGTGGGCTCGGCAGTGACGTTCCGCGGGGTCAAAATCGGCAGCGTCAAGGACATCCGTCTGGAATTGGACCCCTCCACCCTGGACTTCAGCATTCCGGTGCTGGTGGAGATCATGCCGGAGCAGATCGGCATCAAACAACTGGCCACCGACAACATCCCGGACATGCAATACGATGAAGCCCTGAGCCGGCTCATCGACAAGGGCCTGCGCGCCGTGCTGCAGCAGCAGAGCTTCGTCACCGGCCAGTTGACCATCACCCTGGATTACCAGCCGGAAAAACCGGCGATATTCCGCGGCGACGGCGCGGTGGCAGAGATTCCCACCGTGCCCTCCACCATTGAGGAAATCGCCAACACCCTGGAAAAACTCCCCCTGAACGAGCTGGTGCACCACGTGACCGGCGCGGTGAAGGGCATTCAGGAATTCTTCCAGTCCCCGCGCCTGAAGGAACTGCCCACCGACGCCGCAGACATGCTGGAGGAAGCCAGGAGTCTGATGCAGGATCTGCGCGCCGTGGTGGGGCCCGTCTCCGATCAGGTCAACGCCACACTGAAAAGCTATGACGACCTGGCCCGCCGCATGGACGGGCATGTGGATCCCCTGGCCGGCTCCATGACCCAGACCATGGACGCCTACCGCCAGTTGGCGGCCGAGGCCAGCAAGAGCCTCCGGCCCCTGGAAGGCGCGCTCACCCAGGCCCATGACTCCCTGGCCCAGATGGAGCAGGTCATTGATCCACGCTCCCCCACCATGGGCGATCTGCGCCGGGCCCTGCAGGACATGGCGGCCATGGCCAAATCCGTCAAACAGTTGGCCGATTACCTGGAACGCAACCCCGAAGCCCTGCTGCGAGGCAAACGATGA
- a CDS encoding PqiC family protein — protein MTGRTGAHRTARWLWICCLALLAAGCMGRSEPARFYILQPAALLPEDVAAQPPPAEAGCFVLGVGPVVLPGFVDRDQMVARQGDHTLTVAEFDRWAEPLDKAFARTLATNLEQLVCARPAVSYPFPQGMQLDRQVSLQLSRHDCMPGRDCVLEASWVVLDSRGDALATGAARLQQPLAGQSYAAMAAGLSQLNAALAVDVAASLRQAARTRR, from the coding sequence ATGACCGGACGCACTGGCGCACACCGCACCGCGCGGTGGCTGTGGATCTGCTGCCTGGCCCTGCTGGCCGCAGGCTGCATGGGCAGGAGCGAGCCGGCACGATTCTATATCCTGCAGCCCGCCGCCCTCCTCCCGGAAGACGTGGCGGCCCAGCCGCCCCCGGCCGAGGCCGGCTGCTTCGTGCTGGGCGTGGGGCCGGTGGTGCTGCCCGGATTCGTGGACCGCGATCAGATGGTGGCCCGCCAGGGCGACCACACCCTGACCGTGGCGGAATTCGACCGCTGGGCCGAGCCCCTGGACAAGGCCTTCGCCCGCACCCTGGCGACCAATCTGGAGCAACTGGTCTGCGCCCGGCCGGCGGTCTCGTACCCGTTTCCGCAAGGGATGCAGCTGGATCGGCAGGTGAGCCTGCAGCTTTCCCGGCACGATTGCATGCCCGGCCGTGATTGCGTGCTGGAGGCCTCCTGGGTGGTGCTGGATTCCCGGGGGGATGCCCTGGCCACAGGCGCCGCCCGGCTGCAACAGCCATTGGCCGGGCAATCCTACGCGGCCATGGCCGCCGGCCTCAGCCAGCTGAACGCCGCCCTGGCCGTGGACGTGGCCGCCAGCCTGCGACAGGCAGCGCGGACACGGCGATAA
- a CDS encoding LysE family translocator yields MTTAVLLSYVLTCLVVLAIPGPTVLLVVGVSLREGPRAAVPLALGVALGDALAISLSLAGLGAVLASSAALFIVVKYCGAAYCIYLGWRMWRDAPGDAAGAHLTAAADTSSHACARRITGRAFLVTALNPKSITFFVAFLPQFLNPAAPLAPQALVLGSVFVSLATVNALTYATLAGRCTRFFRRPGAVRLFHRLGGGCLMTAGAAVALEGADAS; encoded by the coding sequence ATGACCACTGCCGTGCTGCTCTCCTACGTGCTTACCTGCCTTGTTGTGCTGGCCATTCCGGGCCCCACCGTGCTGCTGGTGGTGGGCGTCTCCCTGCGGGAAGGGCCGCGCGCCGCTGTGCCCCTGGCCCTGGGTGTGGCCCTGGGGGATGCGCTGGCCATCTCCCTGTCCCTGGCTGGCCTGGGCGCGGTGCTGGCGTCTTCTGCGGCGTTGTTCATCGTGGTGAAATACTGCGGGGCGGCGTACTGCATCTACCTGGGCTGGCGGATGTGGCGGGATGCGCCCGGCGATGCCGCCGGCGCCCATCTGACCGCTGCTGCGGACACCTCCAGCCATGCCTGCGCCCGACGCATCACCGGCCGGGCCTTTCTGGTGACGGCGCTCAATCCCAAGTCCATCACCTTTTTCGTGGCCTTTCTGCCGCAATTCCTGAACCCCGCCGCCCCGCTGGCCCCACAGGCCCTGGTGCTGGGCAGCGTGTTCGTGAGCCTGGCCACGGTGAATGCCCTGACGTATGCCACCCTGGCCGGGCGCTGCACCCGGTTCTTCCGCAGGCCCGGGGCCGTGCGGTTGTTCCACCGCCTGGGCGGCGGCTGCCTGATGACCGCCGGCGCGGCCGTGGCCCTGGAAGGGGCGGACGCCAGCTAA
- the budA gene encoding acetolactate decarboxylase, whose product MKYHNRIPLLAVLAVALLAWSCSGEPRAIHQTSTLDALKAGAFAGVVTVETLERQGTLGLGTLDGLDGELVQVDGVAYHVGMDGVARAARPEATIPFATSVRFAPDASRRAQFMPLADLCRLLDELAPDRQQFAAVRVRGRFSSLEARSVPRQSPPYPTLAEVLPRQAVFHLEQVVGDMVGFRFPDHAASYGVAGWHLHFLSTDRTRGGHVLDAVLQDGIARVMTVARLELYLPPGLPQTAGAGAGSTGGHP is encoded by the coding sequence ATGAAATATCACAACCGCATACCACTGCTTGCTGTCCTGGCGGTGGCGCTGCTGGCCTGGAGCTGCTCCGGCGAGCCGCGGGCCATCCATCAGACATCCACCCTGGACGCCCTCAAGGCCGGCGCGTTCGCAGGCGTCGTCACCGTGGAGACCCTGGAGCGCCAGGGCACCCTGGGACTGGGCACCCTGGACGGGCTGGATGGCGAGCTGGTGCAGGTGGACGGCGTGGCCTATCATGTGGGCATGGACGGCGTGGCCCGGGCCGCGCGGCCCGAGGCGACCATCCCCTTCGCCACCTCGGTCCGGTTTGCGCCGGACGCCTCCCGTCGGGCGCAGTTCATGCCCCTGGCGGATCTGTGCCGGCTGCTGGACGAGCTGGCCCCGGACCGCCAGCAGTTCGCCGCGGTCCGCGTGCGCGGCCGGTTTTCCAGCCTGGAGGCCCGCAGCGTGCCCCGGCAGTCCCCCCCGTATCCCACGCTGGCCGAGGTGCTGCCCCGGCAGGCCGTCTTCCACCTGGAACAGGTGGTGGGGGACATGGTGGGATTCCGTTTCCCGGACCATGCCGCCAGCTACGGCGTGGCCGGCTGGCATCTGCATTTTCTCAGCACAGACCGCACCCGCGGCGGGCATGTGTTGGATGCCGTCCTGCAAGATGGCATCGCCCGGGTGATGACCGTGGCGCGTCTGGAATTGTATCTCCCGCCCGGACTGCCACAGACAGCCGGTGCAGGTGCCGGCAGCACAGGAGGACATCCATGA
- the cysK gene encoding cysteine synthase A, whose translation MNIHPDMLSLVGGTPLVRLNRLAAGLDATVLAKLENRNPCFSVKDRIGVHMLREAERQGLVGPGSTIIEPTSGNTGIGLAFMCAVRGYSLVLTMPESMSRERRDLLRGFGARLVLTPAAQGMTGAVAEAERILAATPGAFMPQQFKNPNNPAAHEAATGVEIWNDTDGGVDVFVAGVGTGGTITGVGRALRARKPGVRLVAVEPADSPVLSGGAPGPHGIQGIGAGFVPEVLDRSLLDEIMPVATQDALATARRLLREEGILCGISSGANVFAALHLARRPELAGACIVCIICDTGERYLSSPLFQSPADEEPRA comes from the coding sequence ATGAACATCCATCCGGACATGCTCTCCCTGGTGGGCGGCACGCCCCTGGTGCGCCTGAACCGGCTTGCGGCCGGGCTGGACGCCACCGTGCTGGCCAAGCTGGAGAACCGCAACCCGTGCTTCTCGGTCAAGGATCGCATCGGCGTACACATGCTGCGCGAGGCCGAGCGGCAGGGGCTGGTGGGTCCCGGGTCCACCATCATCGAACCCACCAGCGGCAATACCGGCATCGGCCTGGCGTTCATGTGCGCCGTGCGGGGGTATTCCCTGGTGCTGACCATGCCGGAATCCATGAGCCGGGAGCGGCGCGATCTGCTGCGGGGCTTCGGCGCGCGGCTGGTGCTCACCCCGGCGGCCCAGGGCATGACCGGCGCCGTGGCCGAGGCTGAACGGATCCTGGCGGCCACGCCCGGGGCCTTCATGCCGCAGCAGTTCAAGAATCCCAACAATCCCGCCGCACACGAGGCCGCCACCGGTGTGGAGATCTGGAACGACACCGATGGCGGCGTGGATGTCTTCGTGGCCGGCGTGGGCACGGGCGGCACCATCACCGGCGTGGGCCGGGCGCTGCGGGCCCGCAAGCCCGGGGTACGGCTGGTGGCCGTGGAGCCTGCGGATTCGCCGGTGCTGTCCGGCGGCGCGCCCGGGCCGCACGGCATCCAGGGCATCGGCGCGGGGTTCGTGCCCGAGGTGCTGGACCGCAGCCTGCTGGACGAGATCATGCCCGTGGCCACGCAAGACGCCCTGGCCACGGCCCGGCGGCTGCTGCGGGAAGAGGGCATCCTGTGCGGCATCTCCTCCGGGGCCAACGTCTTTGCCGCCCTGCACCTCGCCCGCCGGCCGGAACTCGCCGGCGCGTGCATCGTGTGCATCATCTGCGACACCGGCGAGCGCTATCTGAGTTCCCCGCTGTTCCAATCCCCAGCCGACGAGGAGCCCCGGGCATGA
- the epsC gene encoding serine O-acetyltransferase EpsC, with the protein MSRLLTLDEITEQLCRAESYEDVFHHSLHNQPMPSVEVLREVVARLQAILFPGYFGDSEIAPETMRFHVGAGLDVVARLLTEQIRRGRCFFCRHNDVPHEEPDCDACEDAARRTTGLFLSSLPEIRRLLAVDVRAAYVGDPAARHPGETIFCYPSILALTHHRIAHALHQQDVELIPRIIAEMAHSKTGIDIHPGAQIGEGLFIDHGTGVVVGETCIIGANVRIYQGVTLGAKSFPKDANGALIKGIARHPIVEDEVVIYAGATLLGRITIGKGSVVGGNVWLTEDLPPGSHVVQQRAGETSSRILLGNGRA; encoded by the coding sequence ATGAGCCGGCTGCTGACCCTGGACGAGATCACCGAACAGCTGTGCCGGGCCGAGTCCTACGAGGACGTATTCCACCATTCCCTGCACAACCAGCCCATGCCCTCGGTGGAGGTGCTGCGGGAGGTGGTGGCCCGGCTGCAGGCCATTCTGTTTCCAGGATATTTTGGGGATTCGGAAATCGCGCCCGAGACCATGCGCTTTCACGTGGGCGCGGGGCTGGATGTGGTGGCCCGGCTGCTGACGGAGCAGATCCGCCGCGGCCGCTGCTTCTTCTGCCGGCACAACGATGTTCCCCATGAGGAACCGGACTGCGACGCCTGCGAGGACGCCGCCCGACGCACGACCGGCCTGTTCCTGTCCTCCCTGCCGGAGATCCGCCGCCTGCTGGCCGTGGACGTACGGGCTGCCTATGTGGGCGACCCCGCCGCACGGCATCCCGGAGAGACGATCTTCTGTTATCCCAGCATCCTGGCCCTCACGCATCATCGTATTGCCCATGCCCTGCACCAGCAGGACGTGGAGCTTATCCCGCGCATCATCGCGGAGATGGCCCACTCCAAGACCGGCATCGACATCCACCCCGGCGCGCAGATCGGCGAGGGGTTGTTCATCGACCACGGCACCGGCGTGGTGGTGGGGGAGACGTGCATCATCGGCGCCAACGTGCGCATCTACCAGGGCGTGACCCTGGGGGCCAAGAGCTTCCCCAAGGACGCAAACGGCGCGCTCATCAAGGGCATTGCCCGGCATCCCATCGTGGAGGACGAGGTGGTGATCTACGCCGGAGCCACCCTGCTGGGACGCATCACCATCGGCAAGGGCTCGGTGGTGGGCGGCAACGTCTGGCTCACGGAAGATCTGCCCCCCGGCTCCCATGTGGTCCAACAACGCGCCGGGGAGACGAGTTCGCGGATTTTGTTGGGCAATGGCAGGGCATGA
- a CDS encoding HDIG domain-containing metalloprotein: MGVALTLPAPPVAEGVARTLGVFVPDFPVPDFPVPDDARCLALWDAYAVPEHIREHSLLVARIATAVAQAACEAGFPVPVQEVRASALLHDLAKAYTIRHTGSHAQLGAAWVLAETGNPRIAQGVAHHVWWPWPVDVRRHFLPMAVIYGDKRVAHDRIVTLDERYHDLMDRYGTSPKNIAGIERTQTQVLEISRAFTQLLGCDPDACAFDSGRLVQRA; the protein is encoded by the coding sequence ATGGGTGTTGCACTGACTCTTCCTGCGCCGCCAGTGGCCGAGGGCGTGGCCCGCACGCTGGGCGTTTTCGTGCCCGACTTTCCCGTGCCCGATTTTCCAGTGCCTGATGACGCGCGCTGTCTGGCCCTCTGGGATGCCTACGCCGTGCCCGAGCACATCCGCGAGCATTCCCTGCTGGTGGCGCGCATCGCCACGGCCGTGGCCCAGGCCGCCTGCGAGGCCGGGTTCCCCGTGCCCGTGCAGGAGGTCCGCGCCAGCGCCCTGCTGCACGATCTGGCCAAGGCCTACACCATCCGCCACACCGGGTCCCACGCCCAGCTGGGCGCGGCCTGGGTGCTGGCCGAGACGGGCAATCCGCGCATCGCCCAGGGCGTGGCGCATCACGTCTGGTGGCCCTGGCCCGTGGACGTGCGCCGCCATTTTCTGCCCATGGCCGTGATCTACGGCGACAAACGCGTGGCCCACGACCGCATCGTCACCCTGGACGAGCGTTATCACGATCTCATGGACCGCTACGGCACGAGTCCCAAAAACATTGCCGGCATCGAACGGACCCAGACCCAGGTCCTGGAAATCTCCCGGGCCTTCACCCAATTGCTAGGATGCGATCCCGATGCGTGTGCTTTTGATAGCGGGCGGCTGGTCCAGCGAGCGTGA
- a CDS encoding D-alanine--D-alanine ligase family protein has product MRVLLIAGGWSSERDVSLSGGRIIHAALERLGHEVRHYDPVHDLHGLIPLAREADFAFLNLHGSPGEDGLIQALLDRVGCPYQGSGPAASFLALNKAAAKELLAEAGVPTPNWVFLPQDPGPHMADWRWPHAFPVFVKPNTGGSSLGMGRAADAVTLRTLLEGLWAAGAEALVEEACPGVELTCGVLGNTGEEAALPVILIKPNRGEFFDYASKYEQGGADELCPAPIPDAVRDRVQALALTAHRLLGCEGYSRADFIWDGADGVTLLEVNTLPGMTATSLVPRAARAAGLEFEALIARLLVLGQARARRMDEQKVQSC; this is encoded by the coding sequence ATGCGTGTGCTTTTGATAGCGGGCGGCTGGTCCAGCGAGCGTGACGTCTCCCTATCCGGGGGGCGGATCATCCACGCGGCCCTGGAACGCCTGGGCCACGAGGTGCGGCACTACGATCCCGTGCACGACCTGCACGGCCTCATCCCCCTGGCCCGGGAGGCGGATTTCGCCTTTCTGAACCTGCACGGCTCCCCCGGCGAAGACGGGCTGATCCAGGCCCTGCTGGACCGCGTGGGCTGCCCGTACCAGGGGTCCGGCCCGGCGGCATCCTTTCTGGCGCTCAACAAGGCCGCGGCCAAGGAACTGTTGGCCGAAGCCGGCGTGCCCACGCCCAACTGGGTCTTTCTGCCGCAGGATCCCGGGCCGCACATGGCGGACTGGCGCTGGCCGCATGCCTTCCCCGTGTTCGTCAAACCCAACACCGGTGGCTCTTCCCTGGGCATGGGCCGGGCCGCGGACGCCGTGACCCTGCGCACCCTGCTGGAAGGCCTGTGGGCCGCAGGGGCCGAGGCCCTGGTGGAAGAAGCCTGCCCCGGCGTGGAACTGACATGCGGCGTGCTGGGCAATACGGGAGAGGAAGCGGCCCTGCCGGTGATCCTTATCAAGCCCAACCGCGGCGAATTTTTCGACTATGCCAGCAAGTACGAGCAGGGCGGCGCCGACGAGCTGTGCCCCGCACCCATCCCGGACGCCGTGCGCGATCGCGTCCAGGCCCTGGCCCTGACCGCCCATCGCCTCCTGGGCTGCGAGGGCTACAGCCGCGCGGATTTCATCTGGGACGGGGCAGACGGCGTGACGCTGCTGGAGGTCAACACCCTGCCGGGCATGACCGCCACCAGCCTGGTGCCCCGAGCCGCCAGGGCCGCCGGCCTGGAGTTCGAGGCCCTCATTGCCCGGCTGCTTGTACTCGGCCAGGCCAGAGCCCGGCGCATGGATGAGCAAAAGGTGCAATCTTGTTAA
- the carA gene encoding glutamine-hydrolyzing carbamoyl-phosphate synthase small subunit, whose amino-acid sequence MRAILALEDGLVFHGTSFTGDGETSGEVIFNTGMTGYQEVLTDPSYAGQMVCMTYPLIGNYGVNPEDVESDRVYVEAFIVKECCKVPSNWRAKESLPDYLRRHNILGIEGIDTRQLTRHLRLHGAKRGIISTREADPAVLVERAKAIPVMEGQNLAAEVSASSAYRWDGAAPRAISLNKDGSYDWPGVHTAADGRGVRVVVYDFGIKWNILRLLEEQGMDLLVVPASFTAEQVRKTGAEAVFLSNGPGDPAALGPVIDELASLCQSYPVAGICLGHQLLGHALGGTTFKLKFGHHGCNHPVKDLLSGHIEISSQNHGFCVDVASLTDVEITHVNLNDNTLEGFRHTKKPIIAIQFHPEASPGPHDSRNFFHRFRSMVREALGR is encoded by the coding sequence ATGCGTGCCATCCTGGCCCTGGAAGACGGCCTCGTCTTCCACGGCACCTCCTTCACCGGCGACGGCGAAACCAGCGGCGAAGTGATCTTCAACACCGGCATGACCGGGTATCAGGAAGTGCTTACCGATCCTTCCTATGCCGGCCAGATGGTGTGCATGACCTATCCCCTCATCGGCAACTACGGCGTGAACCCCGAAGACGTGGAATCCGACCGCGTGTACGTGGAAGCGTTCATCGTCAAGGAATGTTGCAAGGTCCCGTCCAACTGGCGGGCCAAGGAGTCCTTGCCGGACTACCTCCGGCGGCACAACATCCTGGGCATCGAAGGCATCGATACCCGCCAGCTCACCCGCCACCTGCGCCTGCACGGCGCCAAGCGGGGCATCATCTCCACGCGCGAGGCAGACCCCGCCGTGCTGGTGGAGCGGGCCAAGGCCATCCCGGTGATGGAAGGCCAGAACCTGGCCGCGGAAGTGTCGGCATCGTCTGCCTACCGCTGGGACGGCGCGGCTCCCCGGGCCATCTCCCTGAACAAGGACGGCTCCTACGACTGGCCCGGCGTGCACACGGCTGCGGACGGCCGCGGCGTGCGCGTGGTGGTGTACGATTTCGGCATCAAGTGGAACATCCTGCGCCTGCTGGAAGAGCAAGGCATGGACCTCCTGGTGGTGCCGGCCTCCTTCACGGCCGAGCAGGTGCGCAAAACCGGGGCCGAGGCGGTGTTCCTCTCCAACGGGCCCGGCGATCCGGCAGCCCTGGGGCCGGTCATCGATGAGCTGGCCAGCCTGTGCCAGTCCTACCCCGTGGCCGGCATCTGCCTGGGGCACCAGCTCCTGGGGCATGCCCTGGGCGGCACGACCTTCAAGCTCAAGTTCGGCCACCACGGCTGCAACCATCCGGTCAAGGATCTCCTGTCCGGGCACATTGAGATTTCCTCCCAGAACCACGGCTTCTGCGTGGATGTGGCGAGCCTCACGGATGTGGAAATCACCCACGTGAATCTCAACGACAACACCCTGGAAGGCTTCCGCCACACCAAAAAGCCCATCATCGCCATCCAGTTCCACCCCGAGGCGAGCCCGGGCCCGCACGACAGCCGCAACTTCTTCCATCGCTTCCGCAGCATGGTGCGCGAGGCACTGGGGCGGTAG
- a CDS encoding tetratricopeptide repeat protein, with the protein MSTELIKARAQLSQVSTHLKQEKYLPAVQAVRDALATMMGNPLMRQEREEFAAMLVDVVYRLDTHRGFRTIFPLRLEYKPGEEKALLESLSECLGELRKNQLNDAQALLTALERKKQDGVESGQRLIDAAQFSQAKSHFDGLVAEFKDDVALKSDVGERFLKASRYEEAYDFLSQALADSPESIHLYNRIAIALRKLSKFDVAEKYYAKALDFCKHDSNLYFNIGRLYVDWGKWDKVAYMANKALEYDPDFKEAKKMLTYALKQMS; encoded by the coding sequence ATGTCCACAGAGCTGATCAAAGCCCGCGCCCAACTGTCGCAGGTGAGCACCCACCTCAAGCAGGAAAAATACCTGCCGGCCGTGCAGGCCGTGCGGGACGCCCTGGCGACGATGATGGGCAACCCCCTGATGCGTCAGGAACGGGAAGAATTCGCGGCCATGCTCGTAGATGTGGTGTACCGGCTGGACACACACCGCGGCTTCCGCACGATTTTCCCCCTCCGGCTGGAATACAAGCCCGGCGAGGAAAAAGCGCTGCTGGAATCCCTGAGCGAGTGCCTGGGCGAGCTGCGCAAAAACCAGCTCAATGACGCCCAGGCCCTGCTGACCGCGCTGGAACGCAAAAAGCAGGATGGCGTGGAGTCTGGCCAGCGGCTCATTGACGCAGCGCAGTTCAGCCAGGCCAAGTCGCACTTTGACGGCCTGGTGGCCGAATTCAAGGATGACGTGGCCCTGAAGTCCGATGTGGGCGAGCGCTTCCTCAAGGCCAGTCGGTACGAGGAAGCCTACGACTTCCTGTCCCAGGCCCTGGCAGACTCGCCCGAATCCATCCATCTGTACAACCGCATCGCCATCGCCCTGCGCAAGCTCTCCAAGTTCGACGTGGCAGAAAAGTATTACGCCAAAGCCCTCGACTTCTGCAAACACGACTCGAATTTGTATTTTAACATCGGCCGGCTTTATGTGGACTGGGGAAAATGGGACAAGGTGGCCTACATGGCCAACAAAGCCCTGGAGTATGATCCTGACTTCAAGGAAGCCAAGAAGATGCTCACCTACGCCCTCAAACAGATGAGCTAG
- a CDS encoding aldehyde dehydrogenase family protein, protein MMISIDRIYINGAFVRPHGTAVHAQINPATKAVIGNTVLGDAEDVARAVAAARAAFPAFSRTSVAERQALLHRLHDAVQAREDALVKATLQEYGGPLKDTIARTRFAARAFLLASETLETFAFVRRIGKATILMEPLGVVGIITPWNANYTLLCNKLASAIAAGCTAVVKPSELSTLQTDALLECIHAAGLPAGVVNVVNGTGDEVGTAITRHPDIALISFTGSTRVGRLILQGAAETLKRVTLELGGKSANIILDDADLDKAIPLAVRIAFANSGQACVAGTRLLVPADMLPEIRRRLAQAVAAVQVGDPWDEATTIGPIVSQTQYERVQRYIHLGIDEGATLLIGGPGHPEGLEHGYFVRPTVFEHVTPDMTIAQEEIFGPVLCLMSYETEEQAIEIANGTMYGLAAYVSGTDLARARRVAARLVAGRVLINRAESNEPKAPFGGFKQSGIGREYGPFGLEGHLEPKALMDDEDEL, encoded by the coding sequence ATGATGATTTCCATCGACCGCATCTACATCAACGGCGCGTTTGTCCGCCCCCATGGCACGGCGGTGCACGCGCAGATCAACCCCGCCACCAAGGCCGTCATCGGCAACACCGTGCTGGGCGATGCCGAGGACGTGGCGCGCGCCGTGGCTGCCGCCCGCGCCGCCTTTCCCGCCTTTTCCCGCACCAGCGTGGCCGAGCGTCAGGCCCTGCTGCACCGCCTGCACGATGCCGTGCAAGCCCGCGAAGACGCCCTCGTCAAGGCCACCCTGCAGGAGTACGGGGGCCCCCTCAAGGACACCATCGCCCGCACCCGCTTTGCCGCCCGGGCCTTTCTGCTGGCCAGCGAGACCCTGGAGACCTTCGCCTTTGTACGCCGCATCGGCAAGGCCACCATCCTCATGGAGCCCCTGGGCGTGGTGGGCATCATCACCCCCTGGAACGCCAACTACACCCTGCTGTGCAACAAGCTGGCCTCGGCCATTGCCGCCGGCTGCACCGCCGTGGTCAAGCCCAGCGAACTCAGCACCCTGCAGACGGATGCGCTCCTGGAATGCATCCACGCCGCCGGCCTGCCGGCCGGGGTGGTCAATGTGGTCAACGGCACCGGGGACGAGGTGGGCACGGCCATCACCCGGCATCCGGACATCGCCCTGATCTCCTTCACCGGCTCCACGCGCGTGGGCCGGCTCATCCTGCAGGGCGCGGCCGAGACCCTCAAGCGCGTCACCCTGGAGCTGGGCGGCAAGTCCGCCAACATCATCCTGGACGATGCCGACCTGGACAAGGCCATCCCCCTGGCCGTGCGCATCGCCTTTGCCAACAGCGGCCAGGCCTGCGTGGCCGGCACTCGCCTGCTGGTTCCCGCGGACATGCTGCCGGAGATCCGCCGCCGGCTGGCACAGGCCGTGGCGGCCGTGCAGGTGGGCGATCCCTGGGACGAGGCCACCACCATCGGCCCCATCGTCAGCCAGACACAGTACGAGCGCGTCCAGCGCTACATCCACCTGGGCATCGACGAGGGGGCCACGCTGCTCATCGGCGGCCCCGGACATCCTGAAGGCCTGGAGCACGGCTACTTTGTCAGGCCCACGGTGTTCGAGCATGTCACCCCAGACATGACCATTGCCCAGGAAGAAATTTTCGGCCCCGTGCTGTGCCTCATGTCGTACGAGACCGAGGAGCAGGCCATCGAGATTGCCAATGGCACCATGTACGGCCTGGCCGCCTACGTGAGTGGCACGGATCTGGCCCGCGCCCGCCGCGTGGCCGCGCGTCTGGTGGCCGGGCGGGTGCTCATCAACCGGGCGGAAAGCAACGAGCCCAAGGCGCCCTTCGGGGGATTCAAGCAGTCCGGTATCGGGCGGGAGTACGGTCCTTTCGGCCTGGAAGGCCACCTGGAACCCAAGGCGCTGATGGACGACGAAGACGAGCTGTAA